A window of Phyllobacterium sp. T1293 contains these coding sequences:
- the cobT gene encoding nicotinate-nucleotide--dimethylbenzimidazole phosphoribosyltransferase, giving the protein MMTTGLPFDDFRTLIETLPGPDEAAVAAVRKRDSTLTKPPGALGRMEEIVEWLAAWTGRSRPQITRPLVAVFAGNHGVTAKGVSPYPSSVTAQMVENFAAGGAAINQICIANDLGLKIFDLALEYPTADITEEAAMDEKTCAATMAFGMESIAGGTDLLCIGEMGIGNTTIAAAIFHGLYGGTAEEWVGPGTGATGDGLKRKADAVRTAVALHASHLKDPLELLRRLGGREIAAMVGAILATRVEKIPVIIDGYVATSAAAILHAANPEAIDHCLFGHVSAEPGHRKALEKLGKKPLLDLGMRLGEGTGAALAAGIVKAAALCHSGMATFDQAGVSNRD; this is encoded by the coding sequence ATCATGACCACTGGCCTGCCATTTGACGATTTCCGTACTCTGATTGAAACCCTGCCCGGACCGGATGAAGCCGCTGTTGCTGCCGTGCGCAAGCGCGATTCGACCCTGACCAAGCCACCAGGCGCCTTGGGGCGTATGGAAGAGATTGTCGAATGGCTGGCCGCATGGACCGGTCGTTCGCGTCCACAGATAACGCGGCCACTGGTTGCCGTCTTTGCGGGTAATCATGGTGTGACCGCCAAGGGCGTTTCGCCTTATCCGTCATCGGTCACGGCGCAGATGGTCGAGAACTTTGCCGCTGGCGGCGCAGCCATCAACCAGATTTGCATCGCCAATGATCTTGGCCTGAAAATTTTCGATCTCGCACTTGAGTATCCGACCGCCGATATCACCGAAGAAGCGGCGATGGATGAAAAGACCTGCGCTGCCACCATGGCGTTTGGTATGGAATCCATTGCCGGGGGCACGGACCTTTTGTGCATTGGCGAGATGGGGATTGGCAATACGACCATTGCTGCGGCGATTTTCCATGGCCTTTATGGCGGAACAGCCGAGGAATGGGTCGGACCCGGCACCGGTGCAACCGGCGATGGCTTGAAGCGCAAGGCCGATGCCGTGCGCACCGCCGTGGCATTGCACGCCTCGCATCTGAAGGACCCGCTGGAACTGCTGCGCCGTCTGGGCGGACGCGAAATCGCGGCCATGGTCGGGGCCATTCTCGCCACCCGTGTGGAAAAAATCCCGGTTATTATCGACGGCTATGTCGCAACATCAGCTGCTGCGATCCTGCATGCGGCCAATCCTGAAGCCATTGACCATTGCCTTTTCGGTCATGTGTCGGCTGAGCCCGGCCATCGCAAAGCGCTGGAAAAGCTTGGCAAAAAGCCATTGCTTGATCTCGGCATGCGGCTCGGCGAGGGCACCGGCGCCGCGCTTGCGGCCGGTATCGTCAAGGCGGCTGCGCTTTGCCATAGCGGCATGGCAACATTCGACCAGGCCGGGGTTAGCAACCGCGATTAG
- a CDS encoding retropepsin-like aspartic protease family protein, producing MPRLFWIIIALMAGTVLLLIANNGSGTTLGLANDQFARFAYMSIWGIVLAAGLLGSGIPLSHFLRNMAVWLIILLALVAGYQYRYELQDVGHRITAGLIPGSPISARDGDGAVTVTLAKAESGHFEVNGSVNNTSISFMVDTGASSIVLSYDDARRAGLNPDTLSYRTPIMTANGSTTAAIVTLDEIRIGAITRRNIRAMVAQDGRMNGSLLGMNFLNTLNGFSVRGDRLILSD from the coding sequence ATGCCGCGCCTGTTCTGGATCATCATTGCACTCATGGCCGGAACCGTATTGCTCCTTATTGCCAACAATGGCAGCGGGACGACGCTTGGCCTTGCCAATGATCAATTTGCGCGCTTTGCCTATATGAGCATCTGGGGCATCGTGCTTGCTGCCGGTCTTCTCGGCTCCGGCATTCCGCTCAGCCACTTCCTGCGCAACATGGCGGTGTGGCTGATCATTTTGCTCGCACTGGTTGCGGGGTATCAATATCGTTATGAATTGCAGGATGTCGGCCACCGCATCACGGCTGGCCTCATCCCCGGCAGTCCGATTTCCGCGCGCGATGGTGATGGCGCTGTGACCGTTACGCTGGCCAAGGCCGAAAGCGGTCATTTCGAGGTCAATGGTTCGGTGAACAATACGTCGATAAGCTTCATGGTTGATACGGGAGCCTCATCCATTGTGCTGTCCTATGACGATGCCCGGCGTGCCGGGCTCAATCCGGATACGCTGTCCTACCGAACACCGATCATGACCGCCAACGGCTCAACCACCGCAGCGATTGTCACTCTTGATGAGATCAGGATCGGTGCCATTACGCGGCGCAATATCCGCGCCATGGTCGCGCAGGATGGCCGCATGAATGGCAGCCTTCTCGGCATGAATTTCCTCAACACCTTGAACGGATTTTCCGTGCGCGGCGACCGGCTGATCCTGTCGGATTAG
- a CDS encoding DUF1289 domain-containing protein — protein sequence MSTIESPCILVCAIDMKTGYCFGCGRTREEIGAWSVMSPETRRTVMADLPARMEAIERRPRRETRRGRMAREKEQGI from the coding sequence ATGAGCACCATCGAGTCACCCTGCATCCTCGTCTGCGCCATCGATATGAAGACCGGCTACTGCTTCGGTTGCGGGCGCACGCGTGAGGAAATCGGTGCCTGGTCGGTGATGTCACCTGAAACACGCCGCACCGTCATGGCTGATCTCCCCGCCCGCATGGAAGCCATCGAACGCCGCCCGCGCCGTGAAACGCGCAGGGGCCGTATGGCGCGCGAGAAAGAACAGGGTATCTGA
- a CDS encoding autotransporter domain-containing protein codes for MFRGISVGDEDSIAPAYYSGSRDFAALEKNWLTVVNLNRSTEISSYANLCGLAKYYCLGATGGFYDEPKDSKLVQTPLVPDGQEIIKYVASADETYTYSSIPPGFMNSGDYKILSTGVVSTAPQGSTKAEIMAHLAPAYYMANGSSMAAPTVVAGLGVVKSRFPYLENWQVRDTILSTATDLGAPGIDRVYGWGAMNIEKAIGGPSKLFALKSDYDLYEIEKRAAAKYDPIVAEADKYADKAYKQYLKAKELREAGDIAGANAMTAQGDANAKIAFSKELTRVQPNEAQDTEEAAFKYIDFRVNIPGAMSENCPREECIADAWTNDIDGPGGLTKLGKGALALAGTNSYKGETTIDEGVLQLGLGGTTGSVTGNIVNNGTLAYYRSNEWVMRDQISGSGNLEVSAGTLRLAGTNTYSGETSINGGLLAVDGSIASIVSVNAGGELGGIGTVGSLAVHAGGMVSPGNSIGTLHVAGPANFDKATGLTMQVAADGRSDRLDVKGKATLLGGVLIVAPESSKAPLSPAETLALLGKTYTVLTAEKGITGRFEAATPDYYFIGASLAYAQSDVKVSLGRNGIAFADAGKTENQKAAATGVESLGHGNPLYDTIAVTTLGDNLPEHFDALSGEVHASLQAVLVEDSRFVRDAAANRIRAAFGNMAGGKAAAAPVLAYGPDAKKGAAGDAFVPLLPAVPTTALWGEAYGSRSHADRTSNASAYSRNTGGFVTGFDGVIADTWRFGLLAGYGNTSVHTDRGRASADSYQVGVYGGTRIDALTLSLGTSLAHHEIDTRRKVVFGGINDSNTADYTANTVQLFGEAAYRIDTAYAALEPFAAAAYTHLKTAGFTEIGGTTALSGSSGTTDLTTTTLGLRASHRFALSEATVLTAHGMAGWRHAFGDTTPEASLAFASGGQAFAVSGSPIASDTALVEAGLDFGIGKATTLGISYTGQFSQQTRDNAVKADLTVRF; via the coding sequence TTGTTTCGTGGCATAAGTGTTGGCGATGAGGACTCAATTGCTCCTGCCTACTACTCCGGATCACGGGATTTTGCTGCGCTCGAAAAAAACTGGCTGACTGTCGTCAATCTTAACCGCTCTACCGAAATATCATCTTATGCCAATCTGTGTGGACTGGCCAAATATTATTGCCTCGGTGCCACGGGTGGTTTTTACGATGAACCAAAGGATTCAAAGCTGGTTCAAACACCGCTTGTTCCTGATGGCCAGGAAATCATCAAATACGTCGCATCAGCAGATGAGACCTACACTTATTCGAGTATACCACCCGGGTTTATGAACTCCGGCGACTACAAGATACTCAGTACTGGTGTGGTTTCGACAGCCCCGCAAGGTTCGACAAAAGCTGAGATCATGGCGCATCTGGCACCGGCCTACTATATGGCAAACGGTTCTTCGATGGCAGCGCCCACAGTTGTTGCTGGTCTGGGAGTGGTGAAATCCCGTTTCCCCTATCTTGAGAACTGGCAAGTTCGTGACACAATACTGTCCACGGCAACTGATTTGGGAGCACCAGGTATCGACCGCGTGTATGGCTGGGGTGCAATGAATATTGAAAAGGCCATCGGTGGCCCGTCAAAACTTTTCGCACTCAAATCCGATTATGACCTTTACGAAATCGAAAAAAGAGCTGCTGCAAAGTACGATCCGATTGTGGCCGAGGCAGATAAATATGCCGATAAAGCTTACAAACAATATCTGAAAGCAAAGGAGCTGCGTGAGGCTGGAGACATAGCTGGCGCGAATGCGATGACTGCTCAAGGCGACGCAAATGCGAAGATCGCTTTCAGCAAAGAGCTAACACGGGTGCAGCCAAATGAAGCGCAAGATACAGAAGAAGCTGCATTCAAGTATATCGATTTCCGCGTTAATATCCCCGGAGCGATGAGTGAAAATTGTCCGCGAGAAGAATGTATAGCCGACGCTTGGACGAACGATATTGACGGCCCCGGCGGACTGACCAAGCTGGGCAAAGGCGCATTGGCACTAGCGGGAACCAATAGCTACAAAGGCGAAACCACTATTGACGAGGGTGTCCTGCAACTTGGCCTCGGCGGCACGACAGGAAGTGTAACCGGCAATATCGTCAATAATGGCACCCTCGCCTATTATCGTTCAAACGAATGGGTAATGCGGGACCAGATCAGCGGAAGCGGTAATCTTGAAGTCTCTGCCGGAACTCTGCGCCTCGCCGGAACAAATACCTATAGCGGCGAAACATCAATCAATGGCGGCTTGCTCGCTGTGGATGGCAGCATTGCTTCCATTGTCTCAGTCAACGCGGGCGGAGAGCTTGGCGGCATTGGCACGGTGGGCAGTCTGGCGGTGCATGCGGGCGGTATGGTCTCACCGGGCAATTCCATCGGCACATTGCATGTGGCCGGGCCTGCAAACTTTGATAAAGCGACGGGCCTGACCATGCAGGTTGCTGCCGATGGGCGCAGCGACCGTCTGGACGTGAAAGGCAAGGCAACCCTGCTCGGCGGTGTGCTTATCGTTGCGCCGGAGAGCAGCAAGGCACCGCTTTCTCCGGCTGAAACACTGGCCCTGCTCGGCAAGACCTATACGGTCCTGACCGCAGAAAAGGGTATAACCGGCAGGTTCGAGGCAGCCACGCCGGATTATTACTTCATCGGTGCTTCGCTGGCCTATGCACAGAGTGATGTCAAAGTCAGCCTCGGCCGCAATGGGATTGCCTTTGCCGATGCTGGCAAGACAGAAAACCAGAAAGCGGCAGCAACAGGTGTTGAAAGCCTTGGGCACGGCAATCCGCTTTATGACACCATTGCCGTTACAACGCTTGGAGACAACCTGCCTGAGCATTTTGATGCCCTGTCAGGTGAAGTGCATGCTTCGCTGCAGGCTGTGCTTGTTGAGGACAGCCGCTTCGTGCGCGATGCGGCTGCCAATCGTATTCGTGCCGCCTTTGGCAATATGGCAGGCGGCAAGGCGGCGGCAGCACCGGTTCTGGCTTATGGTCCTGATGCAAAGAAGGGAGCCGCGGGCGACGCCTTTGTCCCGCTGCTGCCAGCTGTTCCCACCACGGCCCTTTGGGGTGAAGCCTATGGCTCGCGCAGCCATGCGGACAGAACAAGCAATGCATCCGCCTATAGCCGCAATACCGGCGGCTTCGTCACCGGGTTTGACGGGGTGATTGCCGATACATGGCGCTTTGGTCTGCTTGCAGGTTATGGCAACACATCTGTTCATACGGATCGTGGCCGAGCCTCTGCCGACAGCTATCAGGTCGGTGTTTATGGTGGCACCAGGATCGATGCGCTGACTTTAAGCCTTGGCACCAGCCTTGCCCATCATGAGATTGATACGCGCCGCAAGGTGGTCTTCGGCGGGATCAATGACAGCAACACCGCAGATTATACGGCCAACACAGTGCAGCTATTCGGTGAAGCGGCCTACCGGATCGATACGGCCTATGCTGCCCTCGAACCCTTTGCCGCAGCCGCCTATACCCATCTGAAAACCGCTGGCTTTACCGAAATCGGTGGTACCACTGCCCTGTCAGGATCATCAGGCACAACGGACCTCACCACCACAACCCTTGGTCTCAGAGCCTCGCATCGCTTTGCCTTGAGCGAGGCAACCGTGCTCACCGCACATGGCATGGCGGGTTGGCGGCATGCCTTTGGTGATACCACACCGGAAGCCTCGCTGGCCTTTGCCAGTGGTGGTCAGGCTTTCGCGGTCAGTGGATCACCCATTGCATCCGATACGGCACTCGTCGAAGCCGGACTGGACTTTGGTATCGGCAAAGCCACCACGCTTGGCATCAGCTATACCGGCCAGTTCTCGCAACAGACCCGTGACAATGCCGTCAAGGCCGATCTGACGGTACGGTTCTAA
- the cobS gene encoding adenosylcobinamide-GDP ribazoletransferase, which yields MDLVKETMRALAFLSRWPVSPQWFDGYEGSLHDTVRGFPLAGILIALPSAIVILAGSVLDLPEFVTALLLVTMSIIVTGALHEDGLADVADGFYGGITSERRLEIMKDSAIGSYGTLALIISVLMRIAFYMDILSELSPAASIAVLAGTEAASRAVLVKFWQTLPSAREGGVADRAGTPTANAANFALAIGAAAFILTYGAAGGPFAVIVPACLAALVFYGFSALCREKIGGQTGDTLGAMQQLATNSLLLGLVIIL from the coding sequence ATGGATCTGGTGAAGGAAACGATGCGCGCTTTGGCCTTTTTGTCGCGCTGGCCGGTTTCGCCGCAATGGTTCGATGGTTACGAAGGCTCGCTGCATGACACGGTGCGTGGCTTTCCGCTGGCTGGTATTCTGATCGCCCTGCCCTCGGCGATTGTCATCCTTGCGGGTTCGGTACTCGACTTGCCTGAATTCGTCACGGCATTGCTTCTCGTGACCATGTCGATCATCGTGACGGGTGCCCTGCATGAAGATGGCCTTGCCGACGTGGCCGATGGTTTTTATGGCGGTATAACCAGCGAGCGGCGGCTTGAAATCATGAAGGATTCGGCCATCGGCTCCTATGGGACACTTGCGCTGATCATCTCCGTTCTCATGCGCATCGCCTTCTATATGGATATTCTTTCCGAGCTTAGCCCCGCCGCTTCCATCGCCGTTCTCGCTGGAACAGAAGCGGCAAGCCGCGCAGTTCTGGTCAAATTCTGGCAAACACTCCCTTCGGCTCGCGAAGGCGGCGTCGCCGACCGGGCAGGCACGCCAACGGCGAATGCCGCCAATTTCGCCCTCGCCATTGGTGCAGCGGCCTTTATTTTAACCTATGGCGCAGCCGGAGGACCGTTTGCCGTGATTGTTCCTGCATGTCTGGCCGCACTGGTCTTTTATGGCTTTTCGGCCCTATGCCGCGAGAAAATAGGCGGGCAGACCGGCGATACATTGGGCGCCATGCAGCAACTGGCGACAAATTCGCTTTTGCTCGGGCTTGTGATTATTCTCTAA